The Enterobacter asburiae genome window below encodes:
- the leuL gene encoding leu operon leader peptide has product MTRTIRFTGLLLLNASTVRGRLAGEIQR; this is encoded by the coding sequence ATGACACGCACCATTCGTTTCACCGGTCTACTACTACTAAACGCATCCACTGTGCGCGGTAGACTGGCGGGCGAAATTCAGCGTTGA
- the leuO gene encoding transcriptional regulator LeuO, protein MPENNIKQSQATDGIKPQLRTVDLNLLTVFDAVMQEQNITRAAQALGMSQPAVSNAVARLKLMFNDELFVRYGRGIQPTARAFQLFGSIRQALQLVQNELPGSGFEPLSSERVFHLCVCSPLDNYLTSIIYNKVEEIAPNIHLVFKSSLNQNTEHQLRYQEIEFVLGYEEFRRPEFSCVPLFKDEMVLVASKKHPRLNSPLRENDVYNEQHAVVALDRYASFSLPWYDTADKQASVAYQGMAMVSVLNVVSQTPLVAIAPRWLAEEFSDPLNLQILPLPLKLNSRTCYLSWHEAAGRDKGHQWMEELLVGICRR, encoded by the coding sequence GTGCCAGAAAATAATATTAAACAGTCTCAAGCTACTGATGGGATTAAACCGCAGTTACGCACGGTGGATCTGAATCTTCTGACGGTGTTTGATGCGGTCATGCAGGAACAGAATATCACCCGCGCGGCTCAAGCGTTGGGGATGTCACAACCTGCGGTGAGTAATGCCGTTGCCAGACTTAAGCTCATGTTTAACGACGAATTATTTGTTCGTTACGGGAGGGGGATCCAGCCTACCGCACGCGCATTCCAGCTGTTCGGCTCCATCCGTCAGGCGTTGCAACTGGTCCAAAATGAGCTGCCGGGATCGGGCTTTGAACCTTTAAGCAGCGAGCGCGTATTTCATCTTTGTGTCTGCAGCCCCTTAGATAATTATTTAACGTCAATTATCTATAATAAAGTTGAAGAGATTGCACCAAATATCCATCTTGTTTTTAAATCATCTCTGAATCAAAACACGGAACATCAGTTACGCTATCAGGAGATCGAATTCGTTCTGGGATATGAAGAGTTCCGTCGTCCGGAATTTTCCTGCGTGCCGCTGTTTAAAGATGAAATGGTTCTGGTCGCCAGTAAAAAACACCCGCGCCTGAATTCCCCGCTGCGAGAAAACGATGTTTATAACGAGCAGCACGCCGTTGTTGCGCTCGACAGATATGCATCCTTTAGCCTGCCGTGGTATGACACTGCGGATAAACAGGCGAGCGTGGCTTATCAGGGCATGGCCATGGTCAGCGTATTAAACGTGGTTTCCCAGACACCGCTGGTGGCAATTGCGCCGCGCTGGCTGGCAGAAGAGTTTTCTGACCCTTTAAATCTGCAAATTTTGCCTCTGCCGCTCAAGCTAAATAGCCGTACCTGTTATCTTTCCTGGCATGAAGCCGCGGGCCGGGATAAAGGACATCAGTGGATGGAAGAGTTGCTGGTTGGCATCTG